From the Deinococcus arcticus genome, one window contains:
- the uvrB gene encoding excinuclease ABC subunit UvrB produces the protein MLKVRSNFTPSGDQPTAIRSLVDGLDSGLRFQTLLGATGTGKSVAWHEPVTVQVAGQVQRLPIGELIDGLFGSPLQAEDSLELPPPDPMQVLAWDAGSGEVAWRTVTGLSRHGSPETLHRLTTACGRDVTVTADHSVWVLRGGQIHLIHGDDVRPGDALPIPRQVPEPQGTLNALDTLAVLDGTPFHVAVPYTPGQDDAWRHLVRAHHEQSSGKLHALRHGKRGGGLTVTAARAAVRQGLAVAEHTRVSARSAHLAGELPLTPALALLFGQYVAEGHAAPGFALISVRDPDVQGQLTAALAELEARHFRRADGDFVLSGRVWRELLARLMGERSGEKHLPPNFAAFPNAFLAALLRAYFEGDGGVDGGAVTAVTNSARLAGELAEALLRFGVWARLREVRKRRPDGTLGTYHKVTISGAENLQAFAAEVGFLSARKREALARIVAQAGEGNTNVDLIPGVGARLLAERERAGLSQRDVAQTASCTRTMISAIECGIRNPSAALFRRLCAALNIQDTAFTGLADVHWSPVDRIEQVTPQTPYVYDFSVEGFETFLTGRGGLFVHNTYSVAKVIEETGRPALVMAPNKILTAQLASEFREFFPDAAVEFFISYYDYYQPEAYVPGKDLFIEKDASINQEIERLRHSTTRSLLTRRDTIVVASVSCIYGLGDPKEYTALNAVLKKGGQMPRDELLGRLVNMQYERNDIELMPGRFRAKGEMIEVWPAYDEQPLRVELWGDDIERISVVHPLTGDRLADLDATVVYPAKHYVSSAGNIERAIVTIQQELDERLEYFKASGKLLEAQRLKERTLYDLEMLKVLGYCSGIENYSRHIDGRVTGATPYTMLDYFPDDFVTFIDESHVTVPQIGGMANGDRARKQTLVDYGFRLPSAMDNRPLNFQEFMEKTGQTVFVSATPGPFEREHSDSIADQIIRPTGLIDPPVTVRPINGQIEDLLGRVRERALRGERTLVTTLTKRMSEDLTEYLLEKGVKARYMHSDIDSVERQVIIRDLRLGHYDVLVGINLLREGLDLPEVSLVAILDADKPGFLRSERALIQTIGRAARNVNGEVILYGDTVTPAMTFAMEETARRREKQLAYNEAHGITPTTVIKGVRDVIRGEEQPAEISSGTVGDDRDALSAQLTDLELDMWQASEDLDFERAASLRDQIRAIEAKLQGKEFQQATVPGQKVRRKGRR, from the coding sequence ATGCTCAAGGTCAGATCCAACTTCACGCCCTCGGGCGACCAGCCCACCGCCATTCGCTCGCTGGTGGACGGCCTGGATTCGGGGCTGCGCTTTCAGACGCTGTTGGGGGCGACGGGGACAGGTAAAAGCGTCGCCTGGCACGAGCCTGTGACCGTGCAAGTGGCCGGTCAGGTACAGCGCCTCCCTATTGGTGAACTGATAGACGGCCTGTTCGGTTCGCCGCTTCAGGCCGAGGATTCGCTGGAACTGCCGCCGCCCGACCCCATGCAGGTGCTGGCCTGGGACGCGGGCAGCGGCGAGGTGGCCTGGCGCACGGTGACGGGCCTGTCGCGCCACGGCTCGCCAGAAACGCTGCACCGCCTGACGACCGCCTGTGGCCGCGACGTGACGGTGACGGCCGACCATAGCGTGTGGGTGCTGCGCGGCGGTCAGATTCACCTGATTCACGGCGACGACGTGCGCCCCGGCGACGCGCTGCCCATTCCCCGGCAGGTACCTGAACCGCAGGGGACGCTCAACGCCCTCGACACCCTGGCTGTCCTGGACGGCACCCCGTTTCATGTGGCGGTGCCTTACACGCCCGGTCAGGACGACGCTTGGCGACATCTGGTCAGGGCACACCACGAGCAATCCAGCGGCAAGCTGCACGCGCTCCGGCATGGTAAGCGGGGCGGTGGCCTGACTGTGACTGCGGCCAGAGCCGCCGTTCGTCAGGGGCTGGCCGTGGCCGAGCACACGCGGGTGTCCGCCCGCTCCGCACATCTGGCGGGTGAGCTGCCTCTGACACCCGCACTGGCGCTGCTGTTCGGGCAGTACGTGGCCGAGGGGCATGCCGCGCCGGGCTTCGCCCTGATCTCGGTGCGTGACCCGGATGTGCAGGGCCAATTGACAGCAGCCCTGGCTGAACTGGAGGCCAGGCATTTTCGCCGCGCCGATGGTGACTTCGTGCTCTCGGGCCGGGTCTGGCGCGAGCTGCTGGCCCGGCTGATGGGTGAGCGCTCGGGTGAAAAGCATCTACCTCCGAACTTTGCGGCCTTTCCGAATGCCTTCCTGGCAGCCCTGCTGCGGGCCTACTTCGAAGGCGACGGTGGTGTGGATGGGGGGGCTGTCACCGCCGTGACCAACAGCGCGCGGCTGGCCGGGGAACTGGCCGAAGCCCTGCTGCGCTTTGGGGTATGGGCGCGGCTGCGCGAGGTGCGCAAGCGCCGCCCCGACGGCACGCTGGGCACTTACCACAAGGTCACGATTTCAGGAGCTGAGAACCTGCAAGCCTTTGCTGCCGAGGTGGGCTTCCTGAGTGCCCGCAAGCGGGAGGCGCTGGCCCGGATTGTGGCCCAGGCGGGCGAGGGCAATACGAACGTTGACCTGATTCCAGGTGTGGGGGCGCGCCTGCTGGCCGAACGTGAGCGGGCGGGGCTATCTCAGCGGGACGTGGCCCAGACAGCGAGCTGCACGCGCACGATGATTTCCGCCATTGAGTGTGGCATTCGCAACCCCAGCGCGGCGCTGTTCCGCCGTCTGTGTGCGGCCCTGAACATTCAAGACACCGCCTTCACTGGCCTGGCCGATGTGCATTGGTCCCCAGTGGATCGAATAGAACAAGTCACTCCGCAGACTCCCTACGTGTACGACTTCAGCGTTGAGGGCTTTGAGACTTTCCTGACCGGACGCGGCGGTCTGTTCGTCCACAACACCTACTCCGTTGCCAAGGTCATTGAAGAAACCGGGCGCCCCGCCCTCGTCATGGCCCCGAACAAGATTCTCACCGCGCAGCTGGCCTCGGAGTTCCGCGAGTTCTTCCCCGACGCGGCCGTGGAATTCTTCATCTCGTACTACGACTACTACCAGCCCGAAGCCTATGTGCCCGGCAAGGACCTGTTCATCGAGAAAGACGCCAGCATCAACCAGGAAATCGAGCGGCTGCGCCACTCCACCACCCGCAGCCTGCTCACCCGGCGCGACACCATTGTGGTGGCCAGCGTGTCGTGCATCTACGGTCTGGGCGATCCCAAGGAGTACACGGCGCTGAACGCGGTGCTGAAAAAGGGCGGGCAGATGCCGCGCGACGAGCTGCTGGGCCGCCTCGTGAACATGCAGTACGAGCGCAACGACATTGAGCTGATGCCCGGGCGCTTCCGGGCCAAAGGCGAGATGATTGAGGTCTGGCCCGCCTACGATGAGCAGCCCCTGCGCGTGGAACTGTGGGGCGACGACATCGAGCGCATCAGCGTGGTGCACCCCCTGACCGGCGACCGCCTGGCCGATCTGGACGCCACGGTGGTCTACCCGGCCAAGCACTACGTCTCCAGCGCCGGCAACATTGAGCGCGCCATCGTGACCATCCAGCAGGAACTCGACGAGCGGCTGGAGTACTTCAAAGCAAGCGGCAAACTGCTTGAAGCGCAGCGCCTGAAAGAGCGCACCCTGTACGACCTGGAGATGCTGAAGGTCCTGGGCTACTGCTCGGGCATCGAGAACTATTCGCGCCATATTGACGGCCGCGTGACTGGTGCCACGCCCTACACCATGCTGGACTACTTCCCGGACGACTTCGTGACCTTTATTGACGAGTCGCACGTGACGGTGCCGCAGATTGGCGGCATGGCCAACGGCGACCGCGCCCGCAAGCAGACGCTGGTGGACTACGGCTTTCGCCTGCCCAGCGCCATGGACAACCGCCCGCTGAACTTCCAGGAATTCATGGAGAAAACCGGGCAGACCGTGTTTGTCTCTGCCACACCTGGGCCCTTTGAACGTGAGCACAGCGACAGCATTGCCGACCAGATCATTCGCCCCACCGGCCTGATTGACCCGCCAGTTACGGTCCGGCCCATCAACGGGCAGATTGAGGACCTGCTGGGGCGCGTGCGGGAGCGCGCATTGAGGGGCGAGCGCACCCTGGTGACCACCCTGACCAAGCGCATGAGCGAAGACCTGACGGAATACCTGCTGGAAAAGGGAGTCAAGGCGCGCTACATGCACTCGGACATCGACAGTGTGGAGCGGCAGGTGATTATCCGCGACCTGAGGTTGGGCCACTACGACGTGCTGGTGGGCATCAACTTGCTGCGCGAGGGCCTGGACCTGCCGGAAGTCTCACTGGTGGCCATTCTGGACGCAGATAAACCCGGCTTCCTGCGCAGTGAACGCGCACTGATTCAGACCATCGGCCGCGCGGCGCGCAACGTGAACGGCGAGGTGATCCTGTACGGCGACACGGTGACGCCCGCCATGACGTTTGCGATGGAGGAGACCGCCCGGCGCCGCGAGAAACAGCTGGCGTACAACGAGGCCCACGGCATCACGCCCACCACTGTTATCAAGGGGGTGCGCGACGTGATTCGCGGCGAGGAGCAACCCGCCGAGATCAGCTCTGGCACCGTGGGCGACGACCGCGACGCGTTGAGCGCCCAGTTGACCGACCTGGAACTGGATATGTGGCAGGCCAGCGAGGACCTGGACTTCGAGCGGGCTGCGTCCCTGCGAGACCAGATTCGCGCCATTGAGGCCAAGCTACAGGGCAAGGAGTTCCAGCAGGCCACGGTGCCGGGCCAGAAGGTGAGAAGGAAAGGACGGCGGTAA